The genomic stretch ATGAGCAAAATGTGCATTGTTCTATCTTGTGGGGCCTCAACCTTTTTCTTACTCGTACTCTATTCTGGTAGTAAAACGTATCCTCCTGTCAGAAAATACAAACCAATTCAAACAAAATAGTCAGTAACCTATAGACTATTTTGTCAAGCGTGCCAGAAGACGTCAACTTGATAGTAGCAGACGCGCGGATAAATGTATCAATATGAATTACTCAACTTTAATGTTATTATTAAAAATCCTTAACTATCCCTAATTACTTTTCCCAATATTTAAATATTCAAGTATCCTACATGTGGCTAATGCAAAAATGTGAAATAACCTACTATTTATTTTAAAACTTACCATGTCCTTTATCTGCGAGAAAGAAGATGACAGCCAGTGTCAGACAGATCTTCGATTTCAGTAGTCCCTTCATTATTTTCGATGCTCTAATGAGGAGACGACAATATATGCTTTTAAGAATAACCTTTGTGTGTGAATATTCTGAAAGTACACCTAATCGCACTGTTGAATACCCCGAAACCCTGCCCATTTATGCGTCATTGTTTCCTGAAACCAGACGTTTTAGCAAGAAGTTTAACATCCGCAATGGAAAGTTCTTGTCTTCCATATCTAGCATGTCTACGTTCAGCGCATTTAGTTTGTAACAAAAAAAAAGATAAACACAGTAGCTTAATCTGGAAATTCCACGGATATACAAATTGGTAGTCACACTGTAGAACTTCAATAGACCATCATATATTGATAGAAAATGACACATCGCCTAATTTGAATCAAGCTTTGGCCCAATAATTAGCCTAAATCCAATAGATGAAGTCCTAGATGAACAAATAAGATCTAAAACTTAAAACACTTAGTTGGTATGCTACCATGTAACATCTCTCCAAAGTCCCCCCCATTAATTTGCTGAAGGGAATTTTCAGCAAATGAATGAGCAGTATTTCACATTTGATTACCTTTGACTAATTTCTCAAGAATTCTGAAGATATTATGAAAATTCTATGTATTGTTAAAGTGGCTGTATGCATACTATATATCTAACActtctactgcagccctcatcctccacatacaacacccgttctgacAGTCACATTCGGTTAAAGGTCCCCATAGCACACACAtgcctgggtcgctcctcttttcagttcgctgcagccaAACAcccaaactggacagttttatcgcaatctcttcattcaaagactcaatcatggacactctaactgacagttgtggctgctttgtgtgatgtattgttgtctctacctttttgccctttgtgctgttgtctgtgcccaataatgtttgtaccgtgTTATGTGCTGCTACCAtattgtgttgccaccatgctgtgttgtcatgtgttgctgccttgctatgttgtcttaggtctttctttatgtagtgttgtgttgtctctcttgttgtgtgtgttttgtcctatatttatgctGTAATTATGTTGTTTTTTAAATCCCAGGCCCCTGTCCCTGCAGGAGCCCTttcggtaggccatcattgtaaataagaatgtgttgacTGACTTGCCTTTGGTAACAGGCGAAATGTTGAGGTGGGGTTAGTCACTGTCTTGGATGTGGTCGGTATCGACCAAACAAATTACTGCTAGAAAACACCACACAACTTGGAAGAAAAGTGCATTTTGAACCATACTCAAAATACACAAGAGTGAGAATATTAGAATTAGATGGATCTGACAAGCAATGTAAGCACTTAATagaacattttattttacctttattttactaggcaagtcagttaagaacaaattcttattttcaatgacggcctaggaacagtgggttaactgcctgttcaggggtagaacgacagatttgtaccttgtcagctcggggattcaaacttgcaacctttcggttactagtccaatgctctaaccactaggcaaccttaAAATACATGTCTTATTAACACATTTCCCAGTGTGCCTTTCGGCAAGTTGTATTATACTATATTGTAGTTAATTTACTTGTCAGAGACCTGCAGTGTCTCCACTTGCTTTGTCCAATAGCTACCTTTTCAGTGGTGCGACTGGGTAACACGCTTCAGGAGGGTGGTCATGTGTGTTTGGGAGGCAGAGGTTGTGGGTTTGAATCTTGATATTAGCAAGCGACATGGTGTCCTTCATGCTCAAAATAGGAATGTTTATTAATTGCAGGCCCTTTAGCACACACAGTTACCCAAAGCAACCTACAATCATGCATGCATTCTTTCTGCATAGGTGGTCCTGGTaattgaacccactatcctggtgttgcaagtgccatgcgctaccaactgagctacagaggaccaccacTTCTCCAAAATGTTGAGTAAACTCAAAAAGTCTGTGGAACTAGTTACTTAAAGATCTTGAGCTGGGCCacatagatttttttttagaGTGTACTCTAGATTCTGATGATTGATCTCTGTCTTGTTAATTGGTCTCTTTAAAATTTTGTTTTGAAAAGGTGACGTGCATGTGTATGAATGTTTCTTTTCAGCCAATGCGTAGTCGTAGATGTGAGATGGAACAGGAAGTGGGTTTATTGCTTGCTTTTATCTTTTCTCAGGAAATGACACTTCAGTTTCTTCACTGGCTTCGTACTTTTGAAGCCAGCCATGTTATTCATGAGATCAACACTTCTAACATGTTTAAGCCTTCATACTTTTGAAGCCAGCCATGTTATTCATGAGATCAACACTTCTAACATGTTTAAGCCTTCATACTTTTGAAGCCAGCCATGTTATTCATGAGATCAACACTTCTAACATGTTTAAGCCTTCATACTTTTGAAGCCAGCCAGCAATAGAGTTGCCTGGCCTGGGGAACATACATAGCCTATGCAGTTTGATCTCATGAATAACATGGCTGGCTTCAAAAGTATGAAGGCTTAAACATGTTAGAAGTGTTGATCTCAAGAATAACATGGCTGGCTTCAAAAGTATGAAGGCTTAAACATGTTAGAAGTGTTGATCTCAAGAATAACATGGCTGGCTTCAAAAGTATGAAGGCTTAAACATGTTAGAAGTGTTGATCTCAAGAATAACATGGCTGGCTTCAAAAGTATGAAGGCTTAAACATGTTAGAAGTGTTGATCTCAAGAATAACATGACTGGCTTCAAAAGTATGAAGGCTTAAACATGTTAGAAGTGTTGATCTCAAGAATAACATGACTGGCTTCAAAAGTATGAAGGCTTAAACATGTTAGAAGTGTTGATCTCAAGAATAACATGGCTGGCTTCAAAAGTATGAAGGCTTAAACATGTTAGAAGTGTTGATCTCAAGAATAACATGGCTGGCTTCAAAAGTATGAAGGCTTAAACATGTTAGAAGTGTTGATCTCAAGAATAACATGGCTGGCTTCAAAAGTATGAAGGTTTAAACATGTTAGAAGTGTTGATCTCAAGAATAACATGCCTGGCTTCAAAAGTATGAAGGCTTAAACATGTTAGAAGTGTTGATCTCAAGAATAACATGGCTGGCTTCAAAAGTATGAAGGCTTAAACATGTTAGAAGTGTTTAGTTCAAAGTGTAAGTGATAAATGCATACAAGAAAAACTTGAGTTTATTCACAATTTACTAAAGTTGTCCTGATCCTGTTGCTGTCATAACTCCATTGCAGCAAGTCACCTGTTTGTATTAGGTCGCCTGTTGGAGCAACTGCCAGTCATACTTATAGGTCTAAACATATGGCTCTGCCAAACTGTCCTTTTCAGAAAAGATTGCACTGGAGACGCATCCTGATGTTCTGAGGAATCTCCTCTTTTTGCTTTTAGGCTCCATTACAGTCTACCCTTCAGCCATGTATCCCATGAAAACAAATTATACTGAAAAACTATTGGACTAACTTTACTAATACCACTATACATGTTATGACTGATAGGGAAGTGTCTGTTTTTGTTACTTGTACTCATGCTGTTGTTTTAGCTCATTgagacagtttcccagacacagattaagcctagtcctggactaaaaagcaaaCTCAATGGACAATATTCATCGAAAATCCTTTTTGGCCTAGGACTAGGCTCAATCTGTGTCCACTGAAAACCACTCCATGTTGAGCACTCATGCATGTAAACAGAAGATTTTCTAGAGAAGGGTAGAAAGATGAGACGTGAATGAGGTCATCTAGATTCTTTGCTGGCTGTCTCTTTCTCAAATATCATTCGGAGTAAAATGCCCTAGCTGAGCAAAAACTGAAGTGTTTGATGACCTAGTAAATTTAAATGCCTTAAATCATACATTTTTCTAGGGCAGGGACAAATAATTTTTCAACtgaactaataataataataataataatatatgccatttagcagacgcttttatccaaagcgacttacagtcatgtgtgcatacattctacgtatgggtggtcccgggaatcgaacccactaccctggcgttgcgGACACTGTTTTTGTTGGGTAAATTATATCAAATGTGCATTTATTTAAGCACAAAAATAACAATTCTCCACCTTACCAACGAAACGTGTTTTTGCTTTAATAAAAATAAGTATTAGCTACTATTTTGAATGTTTTTAAAATAACAAGCATGCTCATCAGCTGTCTTGTCTGTCATCTCTCTTTAGCACAAATGGAGAAAAGATCATTCCTCTTCATTGGGCTTTTAAAGAGAGCGACTACACTGCCATTGTCAGGTTGAGGTTTCATCCTACAGCCAAGTCACACCAAGTGGAGCTAAATGCCTCCCACAGCCTCGTTGGCAACTTGCTCAGGAGAATtcacatggtaacaacacaaaaGCCCCATCCGGATGGTTTTGCATTCTAAGTATATTTAGAGCTGAAGTGGCAATAAATCTTGACACAGAGACACATTTATGCCTCTTAAAATGTAAACAATATAGGTCTGTAATTAAATCCTCCCAGCTCCTAAAATGTACAATTATGTACATCTAAGTCACAGAGCTATTATATATTTTTCTATGTAAGTAATTTATTACATGTTTGTTTGAATGTTACAATAAAAtgtttcctttatataaaaaaaacaagTATTCATGGACATGATCATCAGACATTTGTGAACCTTTCAAAGGGGAACTAAGATGAATTTAAGTTTCTGCTGTATCCTGTAGCAGAGCAATGATTGAGATACAAAACACTGTTTATCAATAGATAGAAGCTGCTTAACAAAATTCTTCTTGGCAACTTGTTAGTGAGGAACTAATAATTTGGTAATAGCTTAGCATATGTTTTTATATTCAGCTATGAACACATTTATACATTCATATTTGAGTGAAGGTTCGATTTTCTAAAAAACAATATATTCATTTATAAATGATGGGCGTGTGGATGCTTTTTTTTATCAGAGGAAAAGATTAAGTGATTCATACTAAGCATGGCCACATCTGCTAATACAGATAGCAGAAGGGTAATTTCCAGTTAAAGGCACAATCTGATATTTCATCAGCCTGGCCCTGCCACTTTGTTTGGTAAGCTCATGGGGTTGAGGAAATGTAACAACATTCAAAATTCATATACAGAGCTATAGACAACGACTGACAGTTCAGGACATCAACATATCTTTAATATATACACTTTTTTTTTAACTAAAATTGTTACAAAAAACTAAGCAATGGAGGAAGTGTCTTGATTTGGGTTTCTGATAATGTAAGACATCTATGCTTGTACTAGCCTGAGAGCAATGGGTATATTTACATTTCAAATGAGTATAGTACTGACAATGAAGTAAAGTTCCTGTAGTACTACTAACAGAATGAAGTAGCTACATAAATAACTTCCACTGTAACCTGTCTGTGGATATTATTAATAAAAGCATTGCATGAATCTATCATCGTATTTGAAGATCTGATAAAATTGCTTTTGATAAaataatttcatgcaattctatgtCAGAAGCCATTTGATGAGTAACAGCGCCCTCTTCAGGTTCCTTGTAAGCCCTACACTCACTCCGACGAGGCCCACACCGCTGTCTACTCTGACGCAGCAACAAATCTGCTTGGAACTAATAAATACATAGATACGATTTGATACTGTATTAAAAACACAATTGACACTTGCTGGACAAGAACACACAGATCGTCATAATCAACCTAATTGTTCAAATTAACTTACACAATTATAATTTGAGAGACAAGTAAAAGTGATTTGCACCTATGTTTATTTTGGGTTGTCAGTTGGAAATAAACCAAAAAACAATTTTAAAACAAATATCACATCAGTTCATTCATATTTCCATTACATTGTTTTTAGCTACATATCTACATACCATAAGTTATTTTCAATCAGCTAGAACAAATAAATTAGGCAATGTATGTGTTATCATGCATATAACTAATTGTTTTAAGCtattaaaggtgtggttaattgGTCCAAGATTAACAATTTACACAGTGACATCAGGAAATGCAGATGGGGGTTGAGGAGAATTACATATGCAATATATGATAGGGGTGTTTCAGCAAGCTTTGTCATGTAGCGTTTAGGACACATTTAGAGTCAGTTAGAGGAGGCCAGATTTGCCTGGATTCGGTTGATCTTGAGGGGCAGAAGGCTGACCATCTCTTCGCTCAGCTCCAGCTCTGTCTCGATGGCGCTTTTAGCCTCTGGGTTGTCCTTGCAGTACTGGACCACAAAGTTGTAGCACTCCAGGGCGCGGTTCAGGTTCTCCAGCTGAACAGTTTTGCTGGACGAGATCAGCCTGCTGTGGAGACGAGCCACTCGGAACTTAGCCACCAGTGCCGGCCTCAGCACCTCGTCCTCTAGTTTCTCCGGCCATTTGCCCTCTGGCGAGCGGACGGAGTCGAGGAACATCTGGTAGAACTTGGTCGAGGAGGAGCAGAGGTGGTTAAACTTCTTGACCGTATGCGCATCCAAGTCGTCCTGCTTGTTGGCCACGGCCAGCTTGAGATCCATCATCTCGTAGTAGGTCTCAGCCAGCTCAAACTGCAGCTGGCGGCAGACGAGGAGGTAGTACTGGGCGTTCAGGTCTTTGCAGATGGGTTCCATCATGTCCACACGCCGCTTGTGCATCTTGCAGCGCCGCTCCAGGTCCTCCTCGAAGAAGGCCAGGGCCTTGAAGAGAGCACTGTGGTCCTGCAGGATCTCGATGTGGTCTGTGACGTGGCCGTCCATCTCAAAGTACTCCTTGGCTTGATTTACATAGGTCTGGCCAACCAGGAAGATGGCGCGGGCTTCCTCAAAGTCCACAGGGAAGACACAACTCACTTTCTCCTCCAGGCCACAGATGGAGTCAAAGGTGTCACTGGAACCAAACAGAACAGCACTCTtccttcccttctccttctcctcctcctcctttagcCGTGTTGCTCTTAGCTCTGCCTGACGATCCATATCTAGCTCGCCAATGTTGTCCTGCTCAGACCAGTAGACATAAGAATAAGATATTGTCTCACAATTATAGGATAATCATCTACAGAATTACATTTGATCTGAAAATATCTAAATTACCTCGAGAAGTTTCTTGGCATCTTGCAACAAATTAAGGCAGTATTTTATCCAACACCTGGCTATTTCAGCTCTCTTCTGTCGAAGTTGGTCTCGCTTCTCAGCTTCAGCTTCACCTAAAGAAAAAGGTTTGAGATGTGTATTAATGAGTATTGAATGAAAGACAAAGAGCATATACTATCAAGGCTGAGTATATGAATTCAGAGTGAGAACTTACTCTCCTGGGCAGCGGCTTCTGAGGGGACCTCCCCGGCCAGGCCTGCTATGACACTGGCAGCAGATAGACAGTGCCTGCCCTCCATGTAGAGGGTCTGGGAGGAAGAACAAAATATGTGAGATTAATCCAGagttaatgttctgtattatgccaTGTTTCATGTCGACCctctggaagagtagctgctgctttcacactattattattatgggatccataataaatagaaATGGGGATCCTATTAAAAATACCAAATATCATTATAAAGAAATCAAGTCATGTACTGACTGTAAATACATAACAAGTCATTCATCTTGATGAAGACAACACATTTTTACAGTTAATCATTTACCTTGGTGATGTAATATTGTGATAACGTGGCTGCGTTGATGGCCCATTCCAGAGGAATGAACTGGTTGAATTCCAGCTGTCTCTGCAGAGTGCTGTGGCAGTAGCCCCCAGCTTTCTCATACTGCTCCAAGTTCTTGTACACTTGTGCAAGATAGTACAGTGTGTGGGTATAAGCCATTTCAAATCTGTTTGAAGAGAGGGAAAAGTTTTTAAAAAGAGCAATGTCATTTATTTATGAAATTGTTGAGACTCCacaacacctcttggtcctctcCTGTTGGGGTAATGCTTCTTCCTCTGCCACAAAGAACTCGGTGAGGTCCATTGGGGGTTGCCCATCCTATGGTGTgaataaaacaaaacaatatATTTTTCCTTCAGCCTTTTCAAGGTCACAATTATTAAACAGCCACCATAGAATTAAGTCTGACAGGACAATAAACTAGAATGCACTACGGTGGGCCTTCCTGATGAAAGATGATGATGCTGCTGTTTTCTCTTCTCCCAAAATGAACCTAGCTAAGTAGGTAAATTATGCATCTAGACAGTGTCATGACTAGCTACCTCTTTCATGTAACGAATATACATTGCTTCTGCAGTTTCCAAAAATCCTTGGGCTTTCTCAATTTCATCCCTGCCAGCCCACAGAATGCCCAGTTGATTCTGTAAAATAAAAGACAAAAACGTGAGTCAGTTTACAGAATTTTACTGGCTACTTAACTCATTATCTTTAGCTAAAGTTAGACCATGTGTGTGCATATTTAATTATACAAATATTATGCACTGGACTGCTAGTTACGGACTAAATTAAAGAGTGCTAGGTGCTCTATACTGCATTGTTGAGGGAGCTGCACTTTTTATACCggctgtaaactgtgtatgtgatgaatacaatttaatttgattacCCTGACTTGGATGAACAAAGACACGTTCTCGGGTGATATGCTGCACTTCTCCAGCAATGTCATGCAATTCATTAAATGTTCCTCTCCAGCAGACAGCTCTTCTGTTTCCACGTGGTTTACACCAAGATAATACTCCACCGCCCCGAGTTTAGCTGCTCTTGATCCGGCTGGTGAATCTCCACAGTGGCCTCTCCCAAagccctcctccattcctccgtCAACGGGCTGCTCTGTCGGGCGCTGGTCGGCTTCATCATTGACGCTCTCGTTTTCACCGACATCGAAATTCTTCAAAGAGCAGTAAATCTCTCTCAAAAGCTCCCTTGCCTTATACTTCGATCGAAAAGGGTCATTTTCTGGGTCTTTTCTTGATTCTACTTCAGATAGATCTTGAGCATTATTAAATTTGTCGCAAACTGCTCTCCACTCATGACTGTATGTGGAAGCCATGTTTGTTATTTCAGTATGACTCAACCGGGGACCCGTAGTTGGGATGCTCAGGGTCGTGTCCATTTGGACATATCGTTgctaaacgttttgcaacagaaaacaaaaacTAGCGTTTAGtgttggacaagttcaggtagtccctccctgtttcagtctgtctAGTGCCTAATGAATAGAACACAGGACACGGTACGTATAAAGAAAGCTAGGGGCATAAAGAAATAATGAGATTCACAAAGGAATTTCAAAAGCTGCTTTTAATTGACAATTTAACTAGGACTAATTTAGCTAGG from Oncorhynchus keta strain PuntledgeMale-10-30-2019 chromosome 24, Oket_V2, whole genome shotgun sequence encodes the following:
- the LOC118402745 gene encoding KIF-binding protein; this translates as MDTTLSIPTTGPRLSHTEITNMASTYSHEWRAVCDKFNNAQDLSEVESRKDPENDPFRSKYKARELLREIYCSLKNFDVGENESVNDEADQRPTEQPVDGGMEEGFGRGHCGDSPAGSRAAKLGAVEYYLGVNHVETEELSAGEEHLMNCMTLLEKCSISPENVSLFIQVRNQLGILWAGRDEIEKAQGFLETAEAMYIRYMKEDGQPPMDLTEFFVAEEEALPQQERTKRFEMAYTHTLYYLAQVYKNLEQYEKAGGYCHSTLQRQLEFNQFIPLEWAINAATLSQYYITKTLYMEGRHCLSAASVIAGLAGEVPSEAAAQESEAEAEKRDQLRQKRAEIARCWIKYCLNLLQDAKKLLEDNIGELDMDRQAELRATRLKEEEEKEKGRKSAVLFGSSDTFDSICGLEEKVSCVFPVDFEEARAIFLVGQTYVNQAKEYFEMDGHVTDHIEILQDHSALFKALAFFEEDLERRCKMHKRRVDMMEPICKDLNAQYYLLVCRQLQFELAETYYEMMDLKLAVANKQDDLDAHTVKKFNHLCSSSTKFYQMFLDSVRSPEGKWPEKLEDEVLRPALVAKFRVARLHSRLISSSKTVQLENLNRALECYNFVVQYCKDNPEAKSAIETELELSEEMVSLLPLKINRIQANLASSN